The nucleotide sequence ATTAAAGAGGCCTTTAAATTCATGTATGAAGAGGGGGAAAAGAACCAAACTTTTCCACAATCATTTTCCTGGATTTTTTTAATCAGATCAAATTTTTCATTGACCCGGCTTTGGAACAAAGCCCATAACATCATACAGAGTCTTACACAAAGGCTGAAAGAAAACagcaaaagcaaaacaaaagaaCAGACGCCGGTACAAAAACTGGTTCTCTCTGGACCACTGCTGCAAACCTTACAAACACCTCAGAGACTTTCGGCACTGACCCTCCTAAACGCGAAACCTTTCCCCAAGATATTATCCCACCCGAAACAAAAGCCTACACAAACTGAAAAACAACAGCATCACACTATCATTTTCCTGGATCGAACGGAGAGGGCACAGTGCATCCTATAAGTTTAACACTTGCACTGTTTCACATTATCAGGTCAGGTCAGGTCACGACTCACGAATGCAATTTTGGACTTAATTTAACCTCGCCATCACATaactagaagaagaagaaaacataagGAAATTTTAGCTTGCATAGTTGCATATGCAAAATAAATCTCACTCCATTTTTCACTTGATCACTCTGTACTTTGTACAAGAACTGCTAAATTAACACAAATGCGTTCTCTCATGCGCCGGAGACGCAAGCGAGCACGCGCATGCTGCTGAACCTGAGCGACCTAGACAAGAACCCGCGCTCGCTGCAGCCGACCGCCGAGGCCGGCATCTCGCCGGAGAGGGCCCCCGCCGGCGACGCGCGCCGACGGCCACCGTCGTCGTAGTACAAGAgctcgagctcctcctcctcgtcggccggAGCACGGACAGGGAACCGGCAGCTCTGCGACCGatacacgccgccgccgccgccgccggcagagTGGAGGCGCTCGTAGCATCGacccggcggcctcctcctcctcctcctccgcttctTGATCACGCCGAACACGAAAGGGATGAGCCCTTCCATTGCAGGTCGATCGAGCAGGAGGAGGCTTCTCTGCTCTGTGCCAATGTGCCATtgcaattgcaaatttgcaaggTTTATTATAGGAGCCAGAGGGTGCTCAACTTGCAGGGACAAGCtaaactgctgctgctgctgatgatgcATGTGTTGTCTCTTGCTGATCAGAACTCAGAATGGATCGATTAGTTAAGAATTAAAGATAAGTCATAAGTATGTAGTAGGTGCTTGCAAGTTAGTGCATCTCTCTAGTTTAGTACAACTCCATGTTAAAATATGTATTGTTCTAGACATGCATTAAGCTAAAACTTTACAACTTCGATCGAGTATTAGTAATTTAGTAGCCTTTTGTGAATCAATTAATAAGCATTTATTTAGTCAAAATAATACTCctttcatcttaaaatataagcatttttagtatagtgataagttaaacatttttaactttgactattcatagaaaaaaaaataaaaagatcaatcatataaaattgatgttactaaatttattattaaacaaactatcataatatgcgactctttttatttaaaacatcttactcttacaaatattgttggtcaaagtagcatctcggagaccgtatcagagtaaaaaaaaattcttatattttgggatggagggagtagtatatttttttcaagtaGGTGGTTTTGAAATTTGGGGAAAACCAATAGTGAAATAGGAGAGGAATTATTGAAGATGATGTAATAGTACAAATTGTGAGGTTCATATGTTATTTAGTGATAGAGATATTGTGAAAATGGATACCACCACTATTAATATTTTAAGTACTATAGATGCATGAACATTGGATTAATTGATAGTCTCatcaaaaaatatattactGAATACTACACATTTacttctagttttttttaaagatgatAGAAGTAGTATAAAGGATGCATTTTGAAGAACATGTCGATTTTAAAGAGAGAAAGTTCTATGAATGAGCCTGTACTTTGTGAATTGTGGCAGAAGAGCAAATAAGATGCCTGAACATCTGGATATGCATGTGGAGAGTCTACTTTCTGTACTTACATGTTCTTCTAACAGAAACTTTTCTGTACTTGTGTGTGTTTTTTCCTGATAATCAATCTGGAAAAGTACACTGTAACAGATGATCCACATGCATCTCCTTCCCTGACCTTGAGCAGTTGAGACCTGATCCAATTTATCACAGGATATATTAGGTTAAGCTGGCTAGCTTCCACGTCTCTGTATGCAACAATTCTTTAAGAAAGCATGAAACTGTGGTGGATTAACAAATGGATCATGTAGCAATTAAGAAcactttaacttttttttaaataacatgACAGCGCTAGTCTCCATATAATTAAGTTCCAATAGGAATATATGATTGTATGTTGATCATACGACCATTGGCTTAGCCGCCATATCTGGATTTGTTCCGTTAAAATGAcatcatcatcagaattatCACTAGAAATGGTATcataatattactatttttatcattataaattaatccaaaattataaaattagcttccaaagttttaaatctctactattataaaaactaaagatgtttttgccgataCTTTGGTAGGTCAtttgtgtttgagtcggttttaagttcattcacttttggaaatacatatatgtgtttgagtccctttttaagtttgttcgcttttgaaaataaaaaaggcGTCtttataagaaatctctttaaaaaaactcgcatgttaATTTGGGGcgcttttaaaaatacaaaaggagtcgtataaaaaataattttaaaaaaactcgcatactaacttgagatgagagtcagactcctaattacaactcatgattttctaaaaaaaaatatccaagcgagTTGCCACAATGATTTTCAccctagctaaaccgtataacaataataatgagACTAAAATAGCCTTCCCCCGTCGCAACGCACgtgcattttttctagttaaaataACATATGAAATAAATCCTTGTTTTCAGAATTGCATTGAAATTTTAGAACCATTTGTTTAGAGACCATATCTGCTTGTGTATTTTCAGCTCTACCTTAGGAGGCGTCTCATCTCTCATGGGCCATAGTACAAAGCAGCTACGGCCATGCGGGAGTATTCCTGGGCCGGCCCACCACCGAGGTCGGTAGTATGGGCCAGATCCGCCCTTCGTGTCGCAGGTGTGGGCCTTCGATAGCCCATCGAGAATCCGGCCCGGCCCaatccgcctcgccggccgcggccgccgggaggaggagaagccgccgcccccccccccccccttccctttcccctcccGCAAGCGAGAgagcgagctcgagctcgagagAGATGGCGAAGTCGTGCAAGGGTTTGGCCATGGAGCTCGTCAAGTGCCTCAGCGAGACGGACTGCGTCAAGGTAACGTTTCCCTCGATCGGATTTGGCGGTGGGGGGAGGTGggggcttcgccgccgccgccgccgttagggtTGATGCCGCCGGGGATTGAACGATTTGCTGTTTCGCAGGTGCAGAAGAGGCCGTACAAGGAGTGCGCCGGGGAGAAGGTCCCCAACATCACCAGCGAGTGCGTCGGCCTCAGGGAGACCTACTTCAACTGCAAGAGGGGCCAGGCATGCGTTCCTCCACCTGCTCTCAATCACTGCAGAAATTACCAGCTATGCTAGTGCTCTTGATCCATggttgtgtggcttgctgatTACTGTCTGATGAGTGTGTTTGGGAGGGCCTGTGAACGATCTAGTAGCATTTTGCACATTGGTTACTTGTGAGGTTAACTGCAATGACCATTGACCAGATAATCCGTTATCTATCCCCTCGGTAGCGCGGGTTCTGATTCTGTATATATGTTGGTAGTGACTGTTGTTGTTTGAAATCGATGCGTTTCGAGGGTGTACATGGGTgagaaacacacgcgcgcggtTTCGGCAAACCTGGTGAAGCTTCGAATAGCCTGAACTGAACCCAGGGGGAGATTTTATTTTCTGTGTGTTCCTTATATTGATAGTTTGATGCGGTGCCAATGCAAATTGCTTTGACATGATAGGCTAGGTTTTTATCTGAACCAGAGTTGGATGTTGTTGGAGGGATTCAGAGGGTTAAAAGGTGGATCTCACATTGGTTAAAAAAGTGAATCTTACATGTCAGTAGGTTTGCATCCTTTATATATGTATGGAGAAGAAAAGCATGGGCTTTTTATTGTGAGTAAACTGATAAATGTTCAGAGTTTATATTCCCTGGCCCCTAAGCTCCTTCCGCTGTTACATTTACTTGGTTATTAGGCTGCTCAGTGTTGTCTTAACTGCAGTGCAATACAGCATTACAGTCATACAGCTTATATAGTTATAATTGCATAGGCATAGCTCAACTTATAGTTACTGGTGGTTTAAGTTTGAAGAACCCGGGCTGTCTACAAACTGTGACAGGGAATAAGAATGGTGGTCAGGAATTGACCTGATGATACTAATCTTCTCCTTTGACTTTTACTTGCACAGTTAAAAACTAGATCTTGGAATACAAATCAGAATCAAGGCCCTCTGTAACTCCTATAAGGCTATAAGTGTATCCATTGTTTCAGATGAAAGCAATATAGTTGTAGTATGGTAACATGAGTACATGAAAATCAAGTCAACTTCTAAATGTTTTCCTGATTACTGTTATAACTTTTTCACACCGGTGACCATTTTTTCCCTTTAGATTTGTTTTAAACATCACAATCCACACGATAGGGCCATGCATCCTGTGATAGCGGAAGGAACCAGAATATCCAACCTGAAACACCTGCTGGTCTTTTTCCTTATATAACATAGGCAACTTTTGGTTATGTTATTAATCATGACACTCCTACTTCTCAAGTTCTCATGGACAGCTCTTTTTGTTCTCTTCCAATGGAATATAATCATATGCCTTGCATCAACCCATGTACAAGTTCTGAATGTGACATACTACCTAGCTTAGGAGTTAGGACTACTTGGGCTGTTCTGGCCCAGTATTGTTGCATTGCATGTTAAGATCTGTATACACCATATTGATATGTATGCGTCTAATGTTCTCTACTTACATCgttgatgtgattttttttatggtccTTGAGGTATTGAGAGGTAGAGGTTTATTCCAGTGTTACTCTTGCGTTTATCTGTGTATGGAAATGCTTACTCTGTTAATTGTCACAACAGGTTGACATGCGAGCTCGGATACGTGGCAACAAGGGATATTAATGGTGTGATCACGGACCCCCTATCCAAATTTTACCTTTTTATCCAAGTTGCAATCAGCGACGTCAAGGCATTTGTGTTATATTGATACTTTTGGTCGTAATGTAGATTCATCTGTGTTTTCTTTTGATAGGAGAGAGGTACCAATTCAACGCACACGAGTAATTTCCGTTGATTGTTTGAACCTTTGTTCATCTCGGAATTATTTGATCATGTTGTAGTTTTGCTTTTTGTCTATTATGGAAGAGAAGAACAAGTTCGAAGCGCACTAGAGTTGTCTTGAATGATTGATAGGTGGACCTCTGTGTCTTTTATCTGACTGTTTGGAAAGGCTGTTTCATTATACCAAATATGTTCTGGTGGTatccttttttgtttttttgtgaaAAGGCAAGCGAATTGTCCTCTGTATTAATTAAAGGAGGAGTAAAAAGAGTTGCAATACATACAGGGTTCAGGTGGTATCCTGTTGCAACATATGTTCAGAAGACAGAAAATCGGTTCACTGTTTAGCTGATTCACCTGATAACTTGAGAACAGAGTGTTCACCTTGTTGAAATAAAGATTACACCTGGGTTGGAAGTTTACCTTTCTTGAGACTGTGTTAATTCTTTGCATAGCATGTATTGTCTAAACTAACAAATAACAATACATGCAAGCCAGCCTGCTCATCGTAGGCACCAAAATTAGATATGGTAAGTACTCACTCCGTCCAAGAGAGACTCCATTTTAGCcattcagtatttttttttttaaaaaagcaggATTGTGAAAAGTGTTTAGGGGTGTAAAAAGAGAGAGAACTTTTTATTTACAATCTGGTGAAAAATAAGATAGTACAAATGAGCTCTTTTTTCCCACAAAGCTGAAGGGCTAgaaatgaatttttttaaacagatgGAGGGAGGGGTAATGAGATTTGCATCTCAAATGGAGTAGTAATGAGCTTAACTGTACTGCAAAGcatatcaaatttataaaaagagTAAAGTGTATTGGCGGTCCTTAAAtgtagggttgtgtcatataggtccataaactctcaaaatggaTATCCAGATCCCAGAACTcgtcaaagtgtatcatctaggtcccaaattaACACATCCCCTCTAGAATCCtatgtggcgctgatgtggcaatgccacatggacatgacatgttcttttcttttttttccttcttttctttttctttttcgttttcttctcattcttctttttttcctttttttctgcacgggtcacagagaaa is from Oryza sativa Japonica Group chromosome 9, ASM3414082v1 and encodes:
- the LOC4347598 gene encoding uncharacterized protein encodes the protein MAKSCKGLAMELVKCLSETDCVKVQKRPYKECAGEKVPNITSECVGLRETYFNCKRGQVDMRARIRGNKGY